The DNA sequence CAACAATCGTATCCGTATGTGCAACCGGACTTGCGGTGTGTGACCCATCTCGATATTTAGTTAACAGGCGACCGATACCAAGCAACGATAGGCTATCTGAATATAAGAAATCAGCATGCGAATCGTCCAAAAGCGCACCCGGCAGCGGCTGATAACCACCCCCATACATGCGCCCATTGCCCACCACAAAAACAGTACAAGCTTGTTCGATTTGGTGATACTCGCCGGCAGTGTCATGATACGAAAACGCTAATGGTACTGACTTTTCGTGCCACAACGTGCGTGCTACCCCCAGCCCATAGGCGGCACTGCCTAAAGCCCGAAAACGCCGTTGCACCCGCATGGCTGCGCGAAGAACCTCAGTATCGTATCCGAGCGAAAATACGTTCGCGCAATAAAAATCATTGACACGCAATACATCAATCGGGGAAAACTCCACATTCTTCGTCGCTGAAATAAGAGTCAACGCATCACGATATCCAACGTCTTGGGCATATAAACTGCGTGCGAAATCGTTACCAGTTCCCATCGGAATCACGCCAAATGCGCAATCTTTCCCAGCTAGCGCCTGAACCACTTCATTCACAGATCCATCGCCGCCAGCCACATAGCACACCCCTTGGTTTCCCCAAAAACTATTCCATTCAGCAGCCAATTTCTGGACATGATCTGGTCCACGGGTCAACGAAATTGTTACTCTGCCAGCTTGACTTCGGCTCCCACCCAGTTCGCTATGCGTTGCGTGCGGATAGCAGGCGCGAATTTCTTGCGCCAAAGCATGCGCATTCCCCTTTCCAGCTCCCCTACTGAGAATAAAACGGATGTAGGGACGTTGACTGGCATTCTCGGTTGGAAGTAATGAAAAAGGTGACTGATCCATAATGTTGAGTTTATTGCTACCGGCATACAGTTGCCAGTCTTACCTGCGGGCACATCTATACCCGCTAGCATCTCGGTCTGAACGTTGCCTGTGTGGTGGATGTTTGTCTGTTTCATGCCGGCAACCATCTGCTCATATAGACCACAGATTTAACGAATGTGCTCATCGCCTAACTTGCCCGATAATACGAGCCTGTTCGATAGAGTTGTTGTAACTCGTCTATCAGAAGGGAAGAACATCGTGAAACTATCATCACCACTAACAGGTCTAGCTACTCGGGGTAATAATCCATGGGTGAGAAGATCGCAAACCACAACCCGCATTACTCTTGGCACATTTATGTCCTTAGCTGGGATCTCTCATATGACCTTTGCTCGAGAAGAATTTCAGGCACAAGTACCGTCTTGGTTCCCTATCGACGACGATCTCGTCGTCCTGGGCTCTGGCGTAGCAGAAATCGGACTCGGGTTATCTTTACTTCTTCTCCCCAAGCATCGACGAGCTACCGGAATAGCGTTAGCCATATTTTATGCCGCAATTTTCCCTGGGAATATAGGCCAGTATGTTGAAGGTATCGACGCATTCGGGCTAGATACTGACGGCAAACGTTTAGCACGGTTATTCTTCCAGCCAGCATTGATTGGTTTGGCATTGTGGGGTGGCGGAATTTTGCCTGCAAAAAAGAAATAACATGCGAACGGCTATATAGCAGATACGTGGCATTGTGTTAGCCTAGTTGAGGTGCATGGATCACTCCAGCCTTTGTTTTTCTACACCTAAAATTTTATAAAGCTAACGCACAGGATTATTACGATCATGGCTAGACCTAAAACGAAAACTGAATTGTTAAATGCAGCTGAGACACAGTATGAGAGACTAAACAGACTCATCGACAACATGGGCTCCGATAAACAGCACGAGACCTTTGATCCTAGCCTTACCCGAATGAGTAAAGAAGCTCATTGGACACGTGACAAAAATTTACGCGACATACTAGCCCACTTGTATGAATGGCAACAAATGTTACTTTCTTTCGTTGATAACAACAGTCAGGGCCATGCTCAACCGTTTCTTCCTGCTACGCATACTTGGAGAACTACGCCAGCGCTCAACCAACAAATCTGGGCTAAATATCAAAACATTTCCCTTGAGGACATCCGCAAGGACTTGGCTGCTAGTCACTGTGCAGTAGTGGATCTCATCAACAGCTTCACTGACGAAGAACTGTTCACGAAGATGTATTTCCCATGGACAGGCACAACCTCCCTCGGATCTTACTGCGTTTCATCCACTTCGAGCCACTACGAATGGGCAATCAAAAAATTGCGTGTCTACAACGTCCCAACAACACTAGATAACCCACAGAATCGCTAGGTTATACACTAGGTTGCTGAGTAAAAATTTCTGGTTGCTTGACAGTAAAATCGTATGGCTGTTCTAGTGGACATAGCATCTATAGATCACTAGAAAAGTGAACTATCAGTGAGTCTTAATCATATCTTCGCAACACGCTTAAAAACTGCCCGGACAAAGAAAAATATTACTCAAAACAGCTTGCTGATTTACTGGGAGTATCACGACAAGCAGTGTCGAAATGGGAAAATGGTAATGGATACCCCGAGGTAGAGAAACTGGTGTTGCTCGCTTGCGAACTCTCGGTTCAGGGAAAATTCAGTATGCCCTTTTAGGTGTTACCCAAAAAGTTTTCTAGCAATGAAAAGAAGAAATCATTGGTTATTAAAAGGACTATTTGAGAATCCACAAATCATCGAGGACTCTGACCAGCGAAAAACTCGACGTTGATGTTTCCCACTGTGAGTATTGCCAGCTGAATGAATTTTCAGGATATCCACGGTGCACGACCAGATTTAAGATCTTCATATCACCTTCTTGTTAATTGAGTTTTTCAGTCTTTTTTGAGATAATAGGACTAGTTCTAGGCATACGTAGCAGTCGTATTTTGCACAGTTTCCATATTATTTTTACGTCACTTCGTAGCGCCTTAAAGTCCCCGTGTCAGAAACTGAAAAGGTCGTGATCTTTCGTTGCATTTGTCTACCGTTATTCGGCATTTACATTCTTTATTACCGACGAAAGATGACTATCTCCACACGAATATCAAACACGATATTATCGCTGGAATAACAGTTGGCATTGTTGCACTCCCCCTCGCCTTAGCTTTCGGAGTTTCCTCTGGAGTAGGAGCAGCCGCCGGACTCATCACCGCAATCGTTGCTGGGCTCATTGCCGCTATCTTCGGTGGATCACATGTTCAAGTTTCTGGACCAACCGGCGCAATGGTTGTCATTTTGGCTCCGATTGTTGCTGAACATGGTGCCAATTCCATCATGCTTCTTTCCCTCATGGCTGGCGGCATAGTTTTAGCTCTGGGCCTGTTAGGGCTCGGCCGTGCTATTTCACTTATTCCATGGTCAGTGGTCGAAGGTTTCACTTTAGGTATCGCTACGCTCATCGCCTTACAACAAGTACCTCTGGCGATGGGCACAAAAATTCCAGCTGGCGTTAAATCACTTCGCGGTGCTTTTCTCGCCGTCGTTGACGCCGACTGGACGGTATCGTTGTTTACCCTCGGAATTGTTGGGATAACGATGCTTATCATTATTGGTTCTTCGCGGATATCTTCGACGTTCCCGGCCTCTTTGGCAGCAGTCATCGTTGTCTCCGTCATTGTTTATATTGGCCAACTCAACGTCCCAACGATCGGCACCCTACCAGATTCACTACCTGCGCCAAGACTTCCAGTGATTCGTTTGGATCTACTAATAGAGCTTGCACCAGCCGCGTGTGCAGTTGCCCTCTTGGCTGCAATTGAATCATTACTTTCGGCACGTGTGGCTGCTGGAATGCCAGGTCAAGGTTCTTATGCTCCTGATCGAGAGTTGGTGGGCCAAGGATTGGCTTCTATCGGATCTGGAATGTTTGGGGGTATGCCAGCAACCGGAGCTATTGCACGTACTGCTGTCAACGTGAAATCTGGAGCAACCAGCCGGTTATCTGCAATTATCCATTCAATTCTGCTGACTGGAATCGTTTACTTTGCAGCTGGTTTAGTCAGCCATATTCCATTATCCGCGTTAGCAGGAGTCTTGTTTGTTACTGCAGTACGCATGGTATCTTTTACAACGATTCGCCAAGTTACTGGCTCAACTCGTGGAGATCGGCTGGTTTTCTGGGCAACGGCATTCGTCACTATACTTTTCGATCTCGTTGCGGCTATCGCCTTCGGCGTCGTTATCGCTATTCTGTGGGCGATGTACCAGCTATCGCGGTTATCGGGCGTTGTTCAATTGACGTTACCGGGTGAGAAAATGAAGAACGACGAACGAATCGTCTATTTCCGTCTTGATGGTTCGATGTTCTTTGGCGTTGCAGAGCGCATTGTCACTGAACTTTCTAAGGTTCCCCACTCTGTTGAAGTAGTTATTTTATCTATGTCTCACGTTGGCATTTTAGATGCTTCTGGAGCTAAGCACCTCACCGAAGTTCTAATCGAACTGAACGAACGCGGTATCACAACAATGATCAAGGGCTTACGCCCTGAGCACGTACGGGCAGCCCAAAATGTGGGTGTGCTTGCTTCACTTACGTCTCCAGGGTATTTATTTGACTCGATCGACGACGCGACAAACGCTGCACGCGAGCTTATCGCACAACATGCTGCTCAGGAAACAGGGCAATAAAGTGTGGCAAAGCCCCATTAATACGTTGATCCCGCAGAAAATATCTACTAACACTGATTGCTATATTGAAAGCATGCTGCTAACTTTCTCTTTCTCTTAAACGGCTCCTCCCTGTCATCAAGCTCAGCAAGCTGTGCAAGACCTCGCAAGTTTCCGTATTCTGTCGCTCATGTCTCATAACTCACGCAACATCTCTATCCAGCACATTACTGCGAGAAATAGCTAGTTTCTGAGGCTTTCAAGCAATCTGCCTCACAGTTCACGGGCGGAACATCTTCATCAGCAGGTGTATCCTAAACATGATCAACCCCGTCTTTTAGCAGCACCGGAAAGCCTACCTGACAGTATGAAGTCCTTTATGAAAATCCTGGGTTCCCATCGTTCAACGCTAGCTATCATTGCGGCTGTCATCGGCGCCGTCGTCGGTTTAGCCTCGGTAGTCTTTCATTACTGTATTGAGGGCTGGACCTATCTGATGACCGGCTACTCTGACTATTCCGCACACCCGGGCGCGAGCCACGGCTTTTTAGGGTGGGGCACATGGTTTGTTATCCTCACCCCAGCCATCTCTGGTTTTTTGTATGGCCCGATGATCACCAAGTGGGCACCGTCTGCTCGTGGGCATGGTATTCCCGAAGTCATGTTGGCAGTCAAACGCAAGGGCGGAAAAATTCCCGGCGCGGTCGCAGTTGTTAAAATTATTGCGTCAGCTTTGACTTTAGGCGGTGGTGGCTCGGTTGGCCGTGAAGGCCCCATCGTTCAAGTCGGAGCGGCCCTAGGTTCATCGATCGCAAATAAGTTACACCTGACCACCCGACAGGTCGTCCTTTTCGTCGGCTGCGGATCGGCTGCTGGTATCGCTGCTACCTTCAACGCTCCCCTAGCTGGCGCAGTGTTCGCACTAGAACTCATTTTGATTAACTTCACTGCCGAGACATTCGGCATGTGCGTGATCGCAGCTGTTGCGTCCTCGCTCGTTGGGCACGCCTTTTTAGAAGACGTCCCCGTCGTAGCAATTCCCTATGTGTTGCGCGTCGGCAATAGCATTGACTTCGTCTTGATTATTCTAGTTGGATTCATCGCAGCCCTGGCCGGGCTCGGATTTTCAAAGATTCTCTATGCAGTAGAAGATTTAATCGACGCCATCTACCACCTACCAGAGTGGGCTCGCCCAGGTATCGGCGGTATCGCAATCGGCATCATGCTCTTTTTCTTGCCGGAAATGTATGGCTCAGGATATCCGATTCAGCTCGATGCGCTCGAAGGTAAATACGCGATCGGATTCTTGCTACTTTTAGCCCTCATGCGCGCAATTTTCACCGCAACAACCATCGGCATTGGTGGTTCTGGCGGCGTCTTCGCCCCCACCCTTTTCATCGGTGCGATGGTCGGTTCTGCTTTCGGACAAGCAATCGCGCCACTGACCAGCACATCACCATCGGTTTTCGGTGTCATCGGAATGGGAGCGGCATTTGCTGGCGCTGCCCGTGCCCCCATGACTGGCGTTCTCATCATTATCGAAATGACCGGCCAGTATTCGTTGATCATGCCGATGATGCTAGCTGTGGTGGTTGCTACCGCCACCAGCCGGTTCTTAACACGTAAGACGATTTACACAACCAAACTTATTCGGCGCGGCGACATTCTCGACGATCCGGTTGACCACACATTGGTTGGGCGCGTTCCAGCCGCAAAGCTCATGACGCCGGTACCTGCTACGGTCACTACTTCTGCAACGATTCGCGAAGCAAACCACGTCTTAGTCCGCACACGAGGAACACGAATACCAGTTACTGACGACGACGGAAAATACGCCGGTTGTTTCACCGCGTTGATCTGGGCACACGTATCGACCGAGGGAATCTCGCCAGATACGCCGCTGTCCGCCATCGATCTAGACCATACCCATATCACGCCTGAGATGCTCCCAACCCAGGTCCTTTCGTCACTGATCGACAACAACGCCTCGGCCGTCGTCGTCGTCAACGACGATGAAACAATCGCAGGCTGGGTAACCCAACGCGACCTAGTACGCCTGATCCATAAGCAACAGCGTGCTGCGCTGTCTGCTATCGAAAACGAATCATCGTTCGGATCCCGTTGGTTGATGAAGCATCCTGACGGATTACGCCCACGTCGGATTCAGCGCACCCGCCGCCAGGACCGGAAGGAAAACTGATTCAGGCAGGCTGATGGTTAATCAACGTACGCACGTACTCAGTTGCTCCATGGTTAGCGACTCGTTGCGGAGTGTCGTACTGTTCGATGGCACCGTCTTTCAATACCAACACCTTCGAGCCCAGCTTGAGTGCTTCTGACGTATCGTGGGTGACGAATAAGCAGGTCAGTCCTTCACGTTGAACAATGTCCATAATCTCGTCTTGCAGTGCTCTGCGGGTGATCTCGTCGACTGCTCCGAACGGCTCGTCCATCAGCAAAAGCTCCGGACGTCCCGCAATTGATCGAGCAATCCCGACTCGCTGGGCTTG is a window from the Arcanobacterium buesumense genome containing:
- a CDS encoding diacylglycerol/lipid kinase family protein, encoding MDQSPFSLLPTENASQRPYIRFILSRGAGKGNAHALAQEIRACYPHATHSELGGSRSQAGRVTISLTRGPDHVQKLAAEWNSFWGNQGVCYVAGGDGSVNEVVQALAGKDCAFGVIPMGTGNDFARSLYAQDVGYRDALTLISATKNVEFSPIDVLRVNDFYCANVFSLGYDTEVLRAAMRVQRRFRALGSAAYGLGVARTLWHEKSVPLAFSYHDTAGEYHQIEQACTVFVVGNGRMYGGGYQPLPGALLDDSHADFLYSDSLSLLGIGRLLTKYRDGSHTASPVAHTDTIVDLHVERIDGEPLLWNIDGLIYESESVDIKNIPGSVTLARLVPGVKE
- a CDS encoding DoxX family protein, encoding MKLSSPLTGLATRGNNPWVRRSQTTTRITLGTFMSLAGISHMTFAREEFQAQVPSWFPIDDDLVVLGSGVAEIGLGLSLLLLPKHRRATGIALAIFYAAIFPGNIGQYVEGIDAFGLDTDGKRLARLFFQPALIGLALWGGGILPAKKK
- a CDS encoding ClbS/DfsB family four-helix bundle protein, with translation MARPKTKTELLNAAETQYERLNRLIDNMGSDKQHETFDPSLTRMSKEAHWTRDKNLRDILAHLYEWQQMLLSFVDNNSQGHAQPFLPATHTWRTTPALNQQIWAKYQNISLEDIRKDLAASHCAVVDLINSFTDEELFTKMYFPWTGTTSLGSYCVSSTSSHYEWAIKKLRVYNVPTTLDNPQNR
- a CDS encoding SulP family inorganic anion transporter, with the protein product MHLSTVIRHLHSLLPTKDDYLHTNIKHDIIAGITVGIVALPLALAFGVSSGVGAAAGLITAIVAGLIAAIFGGSHVQVSGPTGAMVVILAPIVAEHGANSIMLLSLMAGGIVLALGLLGLGRAISLIPWSVVEGFTLGIATLIALQQVPLAMGTKIPAGVKSLRGAFLAVVDADWTVSLFTLGIVGITMLIIIGSSRISSTFPASLAAVIVVSVIVYIGQLNVPTIGTLPDSLPAPRLPVIRLDLLIELAPAACAVALLAAIESLLSARVAAGMPGQGSYAPDRELVGQGLASIGSGMFGGMPATGAIARTAVNVKSGATSRLSAIIHSILLTGIVYFAAGLVSHIPLSALAGVLFVTAVRMVSFTTIRQVTGSTRGDRLVFWATAFVTILFDLVAAIAFGVVIAILWAMYQLSRLSGVVQLTLPGEKMKNDERIVYFRLDGSMFFGVAERIVTELSKVPHSVEVVILSMSHVGILDASGAKHLTEVLIELNERGITTMIKGLRPEHVRAAQNVGVLASLTSPGYLFDSIDDATNAARELIAQHAAQETGQ
- a CDS encoding chloride channel protein, with protein sequence MKILGSHRSTLAIIAAVIGAVVGLASVVFHYCIEGWTYLMTGYSDYSAHPGASHGFLGWGTWFVILTPAISGFLYGPMITKWAPSARGHGIPEVMLAVKRKGGKIPGAVAVVKIIASALTLGGGGSVGREGPIVQVGAALGSSIANKLHLTTRQVVLFVGCGSAAGIAATFNAPLAGAVFALELILINFTAETFGMCVIAAVASSLVGHAFLEDVPVVAIPYVLRVGNSIDFVLIILVGFIAALAGLGFSKILYAVEDLIDAIYHLPEWARPGIGGIAIGIMLFFLPEMYGSGYPIQLDALEGKYAIGFLLLLALMRAIFTATTIGIGGSGGVFAPTLFIGAMVGSAFGQAIAPLTSTSPSVFGVIGMGAAFAGAARAPMTGVLIIIEMTGQYSLIMPMMLAVVVATATSRFLTRKTIYTTKLIRRGDILDDPVDHTLVGRVPAAKLMTPVPATVTTSATIREANHVLVRTRGTRIPVTDDDGKYAGCFTALIWAHVSTEGISPDTPLSAIDLDHTHITPEMLPTQVLSSLIDNNASAVVVVNDDETIAGWVTQRDLVRLIHKQQRAALSAIENESSFGSRWLMKHPDGLRPRRIQRTRRQDRKEN